The DNA region catggaggggctggtgctgtggctcagcggcttaacgccctggcctgaagcatcggcatcccatatgggtgccagttctagtcttggctgctcctcttctgacccagctctctgctatggcctgggatagcagtagaagatggcccatgtccttgggtccctgcacccatgtgggagacctggaagaagctcctggcttcggattggtgcagctccgacttttgtggtcctctggggagtgaaccagcggatggaagacctcctgtctctacctctctctgtaactctttcaaataaataaaaaataaacctttaaaaaaattcatgaaacatATAGaatgtgccttcccaggcagtcAAGTCTTTTTGTCTCatcacttagttttttttttttctcacaagcATTTGTCAAAATCCAGAACtaccttgttttattttgtgaCTTATTCATTACCTTTGACCCCAATGGATTGTAAATTCCACAGGGGCaggaatttcctttcttcctctagGTGTCACTAGGGCCTTATTTGAGTAGGTACTCAACAAGTATATTTTGAACCTGAGGTTGGGCCAGAGATTAATGAACTATTGTGCCTTAAGATGTTGAGCTGAGTCTTGAAGAATGTGTCAGATGTGGGAAGATTAAGGGAAGAGGGAGCAATCCAGACAGAAGGTCATCACGAGTAAAATCATggtgtttttgtttattctaatCAGGAAGGCAGCAAATGGATAGAAGCCATGATTTTATGTTAGatatttttggtaaaaaaataaagtcgTCAGGGTAGGGACATATTCTAATGAACATCCAAATCCCGACAGAATTTTGGAGCTGGAAGCATTTTTATCGATCTAGTCAACTCCCTTAGAGATGAAGTAACTGAGGTCCTAAGGGATGATGGTTACTGGGTTAACCAGGAAGTTAATGCTGTATGATCAGAATCTTATTCACTAACTTAAATCCAGTGCTCTTTCCATGgtactttggaaatatttgaagagaaaacaatATATGGTAAAATAGGTGTTTATTAAAAGAAATcttgggccagcacagtggcatagctggtaaagccactgcctgcattgctggcatcccatatgggtgccagttcgagtcccagttgttccacttcccatccagctctctgctatggcctgggatagcagtagatggcctaggtgcttgggcctctgcacccacatgggagacccagaagaagcttctggattctggcttcggataggcctagctctggcttttgcagccaattggggagtgaaccagctaatggaagacctctctctccctgtctgcctctgtttttctctctgtgtaattctttcaaataaacaaataaatcttaagaaaaaaaaaaagaaatctgactcCATATGTAAGATGAATTGGAAAAAGGAAACTAATATGAGAGAACCCACAAAGACTATGAAGTAACATTGGCATGACACAAATGAAGCCTTGATGATGGTAGTGAATATGTGAAGGAGAAAGAATAGATACCATTGGAGGTTAAACAAGCACAACAAAATCAAGTGCTACTCCTTCAATGGTTCACCCTATGAGAAAATAGCTCTTGCCCCATGGATATTTTTGTTCAGTCCCACCTAGaatatttaaatgatttgttttcagttacatttaaaaaaaatagttatttgaaaggcggagttagagagaggcaaagtcagagagagaaagatagagaatttctatccactggttcactccccaaaatggccataatggccagagctgggctgatctgaagccaggagccaggagcttcttccaggtctccttcctttgcagcagtggcccaagaactttggccatcttccactgctttctcaggccatagcagagagctggatcagaagtggagcagctgggtctcaaactggtgcccatatgggatgccagcactgaaggcagtggctttactcactatgcctcAGCGCCTTCCCCTTCAGTTACATTTTAAGAACACATTtttgattgacttatttatttgaaatgcagagacacagaggagaaagagagagagggagggagagagtgagatattccatctgctgattcatttccccacATGACCACACTGGGtgggattggaccaggccaaagccaggagccaggagcttcttccaggtctcccatgtgggtgcaggggcccaagcacttgggccatcctctgctgctttcccaggggcattggtaggaagctggattggaagtggagtagctgggaaagGAActtgtactcatatgggatgccagcactgcaggtggtggcttaaccagctataacACAGTACTGGCTCCCCACTGTATGTAGTTTCAATTAAGAGTTTGttgggggccagcaatgtggtgtagcatgtaaagctaccacctgcagtgccagcatcccttattggcactggttccagtcccagatattCCAATTCCAAAATACATCTCTCTActatggagacctggaagaaactccaggctcctggttttggattgagcCCAGCTCCATCCTTtgaatgcaccagcagatgaaagatctctctctctctctctctctctctctctctctctctcattctctctctctctgcccctgcctctcaataactctgcttttcaaataaaaaatcttttaaaaaaaagtttgtgcatCATTCAACCAATCAATTATTTAATTAGATCATCAATGAGCAGTGGGTCCTGAATATCTTCCAAGACTGCAACTTTATtaattactttgaaaatgaagTAGAGTATGTCAGAATGGTACAGTTATTGATCATTTACTTGAGAAAGAAGACTTATATACCCTTGAGgatagttcatggaaatgaatcgATCTGAGCCTTGACAAATGAGTAAAATTCAAGCGAACagagtattttgttttaaaaaaaaaaaaaacttttttaaaaatacacttgaaaggcagagaaagagggagggaaattgGATCAATAATAGGAGATAGTTTATCTTGGGCCCCATAAAAAAAGCCTGTATCAAATATTGCTGATAGGAGTAGCAAGGCAGAAAACAAACCAAGCTATTAGAGAGAAATTGTAGTCTTAGGCACAAGAGTTTACCATGATTTTAGAGCCAAGGAGTCCAAGTTTTCTGAgcataaaatatgagaaaaatgatgttaaaataaattttcaagaacAGGTCAGAAGCAGGACACAGGTACTGAGGCCTTCTGAGATCCAGGTGAAGAATGACAACACCAGCGAGGAAGCAGGTGGCTGCAGTAAGAGAAGGACAGGGTGACTGGGACATCCTGAAGGTAGATCTGGTAAAGTCTGTCAAGTTGTGGATGATGACCTTACCCTTGATGATCATATGGAAATCTGTTTCTAAGAAAATAAGGTTTGAGTCTCCatcttttctctccatttcctccCCAGTAGACAACCATGTCTTCTACTCTTTTTCAGATCACTGGCCCAGATAAGCCCATCACAGATATTTGCCAAAATACGGTTCCATGGAACATGTCAAAGAAAGCTTAGAACCAAGGGGGAAAAGACAAAAGAGGGAGGCCCATGTTCCCCTTATTTGGCTCTTTCTTCATTGGAGCAATTGAATAACCTAACATTGGTGCTTGTCTCCACACCCTTCACTTCTATTTAGTTGGTTCTTAATACTCATGAAGGGCTTTAAATCAAAGTCCTATTGTTCTTATTAATGAccttgatctttaaaaaattataccaagAGGCTTGACACAGGGTGGTTCTAAGGATGTGCTGTAACTTAGGTTTAGAAAATTGTATCTTCCCTGCTACCCTCATCTGAGAATCAGAGAATCACTCTGGGGGATGCCAGCTCTCCAAGGACAGGCACAGCAGCAGATGCTTCTGCTTCCCTAGACAGATGTTTCCCCTTGGGCTTGACATATTTCCAACTattaaaatcaaatcaactcataCCTGGACTCCAAGCATTCAATGGcattatttatcaaaaaatgtattaaaatatccaAAGACCACTTCAAATTTCTGCTGCCTTCAAGACAGTTTTTGGCACTTGTAACAGACACTGTAgctttctacacatgagcacccACTCTATTTCACAAACTATCTAGCAATTCAAACAGACCATTTCAGGTTCAACCATGCATAAGAATAGTATGGATGATCTGGAGTCACAAGAACTTCAATACTCTTGCACAGAGCAAACCTGCTAATGTTAGAactcaaaactgaaaaataaagccaCTATGTGGTAACATGGACGGGTTTAGGGAAAGATGTACAGCCAGCTAGCCAAGGCCACATAATCTCAGACAttgatttttcatgtgtttggatAAATTGTGTTATCTTCCATTTCATATTcttgcttttccagtgagaccctcCACATTCAGGCCACATATTCTTTCCATGTGTCTGTAGAGCAGTGGAAGTTATTCTGATACAAGATTCTCCTAGACAGTCAGCAGCTTCCTGATTCACTACCCAACTTGGAATCAGTAGTTCTGAGAGATGTTTCCCAAACAACCAGGCTGAATTCAATGTCATTCTCTTTGGTAGGTGACAGCCTTCTacctcaggatgcagaaagaCATGTCTCTCACTCTGGGGCTCCCTTTTTCAAATCATATAGCATGGTGCTCTGTGGTGATTTGTGTTTTTTTACACAAGTTCTGGTAGAATTCTGATGCCAAGAAATGGGGATAggagttattctccatcaagctgTAAACCCTTTTCTGTGCAGATGTAAAACAGCCAGTTGtagcattttgtatattttgcaCAATAAGGATTTTGGTTTGGAAGTCTATGTTTacctgaaataaaacaaaaaagcagattACTCAGTATTCATTCCTAGAGAATCACTCAGTACCCATTGCTctgctatttgaaaatgaaacacaaaaagaaGCTGTACCATGTGATGAGCTTCACCTGCCAGGTTTTCAGATACAGTTGAAAACCAGAATGCCAGGGGAGATATCCTTTCACCATTCCTCACCCCTGGTTTAATCTAATGTCTAATTCTTTTGCTGCCTCTTGGTGCCAAGGATGTCCACATTATGCTGAAATGAGTATTTTTATCTTACCTCTTTTAGGGCATCTTTTTCTATGAATTCTATAtatatttcctttgcttttgagGACAGCTTCTGGGATGACTTGATTTTTTTGAAGTCTTCACAAGCCAGCCAGAagtctatattttcttcacagaattgagattttaaaaaggccCTAAAAACAGCCACACCATCTATAAAGATAGAAGAGATGGGAGGAGAAAGAACACAGAATATGAAGAACTGAATAACCAAATAATTATCACTTAGCTATTTTCTAGATTTCATTCAAACACATAATCCTCAGAATttagctcttttaaaaatattttatttatttgagaggcagagttacagacagtgagagggagaaacagagagagaggtcttccttccattggttcactccccaaatggctgcaacagccagagctgcaccgatccaaagccaggagctaggtgcctcctcctggtctcccatgtgcgtgcaggggcccaagcacttgaaccatctccactgctttcccaggccacagcagagagctggataggaaaagaagcagctgggactagaaccagagcccatatgggatgccggctttgcaggtggatgattaacctactgtgccatggtgccagccctcagaatttagatctttaaagacaaagatgctgGATGGGAACAAGATGCTGGGATTCCAAGATGCTGGAATAGGGAACAATTTACTACACTCGGCTAGAGAACTATGCTTAtagtgaggactgtgcagatcatttgtaTGGTTCACATGGTGGCACAGATAAGTACTGAACACAGGGAAAGCACCTAGGCATTGCTCTGCttggaggagagggggtgggggtatGAGCATAACAATAGAGGTACAAAGAGCTAtcaagagctgtatgccaactaacctggaaaactagaaaaaaagaatagatccctatgggtcagcaccatggctcacttggtgaatcctctgcctgcagtgccagcatcccatatgggcaacgggttctagtcccagttgctcctcttccagtccagctctctgctgtggcccgggagggcagtggaggatggcccaagtgcttgggcccctgcagctgcacgggagaccaggaagaagcatctggctcctggcttcagattggcgcagcggcagccatagcagccatttggggagtgaaccaatggaaggaagacctttctctcagtttctctctcattatctataactctacctgtcaaataaattaaaaaaatagatcccTAGACACAAGccacctacctaaattgagccatgaagacataaaaaacttcacagaccaataaccaagatggaaactgaatcagtaataaagagcctcccAATAAAAAAAGCCTAGGATCAGATGGctttattgctgaattctaccagatatttaaagaactaattccaattcttcttgggttattcaaagcaattgaaagggaggtaaCCCTCCCAAACTCCTGAAGCCtgtgtcaccttaattcctatacaagaaaaagaaacagggaaattgttctgtagttctttctctgatgaacacagatgcaaaaatcctcaacaaaatactggccatttgaatccaacaacacaccaaaaagatcattcatccagaacAAGTGatatttatccttggtatgcaggggtggttcaacattcacaaatcaatgtgtgATACATTAcaataacaaactgaagaaaaaccatatgactatctcaatacatgcagagaaagcatttgatagtagataacatcctttcatgatgaaaaccttaagaaaattgggcatgggaggaacattcctcaacacaatcaaggcaatttataacaaactcatggccagcatactattttttttttgacaggcagagtggacagtgagagagagacagacagagaaaggtcttcctttgccattggttcaccctccaatggccgctgcgctgtggctggcgcactgcgctgatcctaaggcaggagccaggtacttctcctggtctcccatggggtgcagggcccaagcacttgggccatcctccactgcactccctggccacagcagaaagctggtctggaagaggggcaactgggatagaatccggtgccccgaccgggactagaacccagcgtgccagcgcctcaaggtggaggattagcctattgagccacggtgccacccgccagcatactattgaatggggaaaagttggaagcattttcactgagatccagaaccagacaaggatgcccactcaccattgctattcaatacagtactggaaggtttagccagagccattaaacaagaagaaatcaaagggatacaaattggaaaggaggaagtcaaactatccctatttgtaggtGACCCCACTGAGacactactggaactcatagagttTGGAaaaatgactagataaagaaattatggtgtatatatatacactatggcaTACTAGTCAcctgtaaaaaattaaatcttgtcttttgcaacaaaatggatacaactggaaaccattacacttagtgaaataagccagtccccaaaaacacagatactatatgttttccctgatctgagttaacttatagagtacctgaaatgtaatgtattagagtgcaatgaacattttgagattcaatgattgtttaaagcccatctcttccattgaggaacagtgggttttttttcttcataccatttgctgaactcttacttagtgtaggattaactgtatgatcattaagtaaactgaaagtagctCATTGTAAagagtgggaaggggagagggagaggaagaagaattggagcatgggtgggagggagggtagcatggcaagtatcactatgttccaaaatctatacaaatgaaataaatgaaagttatacaacttacataaaatcttaacaaattttaaagaaagacaaagatgccagtaGACAAAATACTTAAGtataaaaacaaatacttatGTTTGctgttgatgcaaaaaaaaatgtcttcaggGGAACCACAAATTCTCTGGGAACAAGTGTCTTGTAAACAATATATGCAATGGAAAAGTGGACAACTTCAACTAAGAGCACTGCCACTGTGCTGTTTAAGGCTAATTTGTCTTCCCCACTCAGAGTCAATATGCTAAGAAATAAGGGGAGAAAAAAGATATTCTAGGCTCCTGTGACTGTTGAGTCCATTCCTCCTCTTGTGAGCCACTCATTTGCTGTGGAGACACACCTTTCTAGACTCTTGCAATATTTGCAGTAGATCAAATTCAAGGTTAACTCAcatttgctggccagcagctcctcgaATCCTTCTGACCACAGCAGTGCTTCCTCTGGGGAAGGCCTGCAAGAGAAGTTTTCAGTTAAGAGGGCACATATCAGGTCCCCTttccagctcagcagtgagctgttCAGGTTTGTGAGCACAGGATTCTCACTTACTTGCTGAaagtttgctgtttgtttttcttgctgGTTTTGGGCTTCCCAGGAGTGGAAGAATTTTGCAAGAAGGAACTCAATCGTGTCTTCCAatcttttaatcttaaaaaaaaaaaaaagtcactaagtGGCCATGCTTGAAAACACAACTACAGCTGAATGTAGCTACAGGCAAACCAAATGAGACAAAACCAAGTAGCAGCCTTATCAACCTAATATTTAAACCCAGCACGGAAATACTGAATAGTTTTCTCAGACTATAACTACTAGTGTTAAGAGTAAAGGTAGGAACTACcttaaaattcacaaaaatattatctcaatatGCTGCATACCCAAAAAGCACATACTGGGGCCCAGTACTATGAGTTAAGCCATCTACCCCATAttggcaatggttcaagtccaggctgctccacattcaatccagttccctgctaatgcacccaggaaagcagtggaggatgcccaagtccttggacacctacACCCAGTCAAAGACCCTGaagagcttctggctccagccttgcccagcccctgtgcttgtggccatttaggggagtgaaccagaggatggaagacttctttttctgcctctctaactgcgaccttcaaataaaccttaaaaaaaaatgaaaaccttatGCTATTTCTGGCCCACAAAGAGCAGCAGTTCACTCCTTCCCCTTCCACCCATGGTCCTGGATGCACCAGAGGCCATGCATAGGGAATGACACTGGCCCTCCGACCTACAGTGCTCTTTTGAGGAAGATTTGTTCCACAGTCATGACTGCCTGAGAACAGCTTTATCATGAAAAGGTGAGAAAGGACTCAAAACGAGATCTTCAGCCAGCAAATGCTCTTCCCCTTATATGGTCAGGCAGATCGGATTAAATTAATCAGATTCATGAACTGGAAAACCACGCCTCCACCCCTTATGTATCCCACCTGTATTCACCCACCTGCCACTCAGACCATTAACCATGCCCCTTTGGGGACTGAATAAAAGGGGTGGAGCCTGCTGGGCCCACCCTTGCTCTCCCAAGCCTCCAGGCACAGCTTTTGGCTGCCCCTCATCTGTTTGCCTGCACCTTGTGGTTTTGTGGTCATTCCTGCCTGCACGGTTTTTCCTTTCCCCGCGACGACCTGCACGTGACCCTTGTTCACCTCATGCCTCTTGGTGTGGGCGGCCTTCTGGATGCCTCTGGAGCCTGCTGACTTGCCTTGCCGCTGCTCTCTGGCCCACTGGCTCTCCCTTGCAGGCTCTGGACTACTCCCTGGAAAAGCCTGGTATGCAACTGCCGGTTTAAATTTCTGATTCCTTTCTCTTAATAAAGCCTTCaccttcctgtgtatttctctcacacTCTAAATGCTAAGCCATACCACGCTGTCTGATTTACAGAAACTCGATATTTAGAATTGTAAGGTCCCGGGTTTCGGCACCAATGTAAgttcaccacaaaacacaccaaacaccggagtaaggtaaagggtttattggggaaaacctgGCAAGCTAGAGGGGAGGGGCAAGGAAGGAAAacgagtaagagggagagaggagaggagagaggggagtgagagaacGGAGCCGACAGAGCGCCGCGTGTTCAgaaacaggcccttttaaaacttcgccagggggcgggcagggaaggaggagcagagaatcccattaggatgggggtggggctgacaccagtggttgggccatgtggccgcCTGGCTTGCAGCAATGGCAGTGGgtgctagagcctaggatggtgtcagggtgtaggtCTCGCCAGAGATAAGACTGCGCCACTTTCCCAACaagaattcttatctaaatagACAAGAACACTTTAGATATCaatcttaataattttaaaataaaggtaaatGATTTCTCGCCACCCAGCAGAAGCACACGATGTCGGCCAGAGTTCTCAGCTGTGATGAGATGCACGCAGAAGGCCGCCCCATAAGGTCCCAGCGCGCCTCCACCCTCCTCCTACCAAGCCCTCCCGAGTGTCCACACTCACAAAGCCAGCACAGCCCTCGTAGATGTAATTTCCCTGAGTAAATTAGCATCGTGCGCTTGGTTTTTCTGCAGAGGCTCAGGCTACAGTGTTTCCCAAAGTGCCCCATATACAGCAAGCCGACCCGACAGAGAGGAGCCTACTCACAAGGACCgtttcatcttctcctgcttttccacgCTCTTGGTGTCACTGCCTACGCTCTCGTCCATACCTCCACAGTCGGGCTGAATCTCCATAAAAACGACACTTAGCATTCGCTGATCTCAGTACAGAGTAGCAGCCTGCAGCTCGCCACAGCTTTTATAGCCTGCCGGCATGGGGGCGGGGTCTCTCtgggccagccccacctcctaaaGCGAGGATTGGCCAGAGGCCTACGGCAGGGGCAGAGCCTGAGCAGGCGCTGGGCGCGAAGGCCGCTGActggctggaagccagggagcTGCTGACACGTGAGACTAAGGCTTAGAACATGGTCTGGCAGGACACCTCCAGCAGCAGGGCGCTGAGGGCGATGGGTTTTTCCAGGCTGCAGTCCTGTGGAGCAGTCTGGCTCAGACCCTTCTTTGCCCAGCCTGCTGAATCCCTGCCTGCAAGCTAAGCCGGATTCCAAAAAGAACACactgtgcctctgcttccctcGCTGGTGGGCGGGCGAACCAGGAACTGCAACATCGGGCCGGGCAGTCTTCGGGAAGAGCAGCAGGAGACAGTGACTTTGTCTGAAGGCGACACCTGAGCTGGGCCTGCTTTTTGGGTCAGCTCTGGAGCCCGGAGTCctggtgggcagggagggagagtgaggcaCAGTGAGCTTGGCACTGGGACACACCAGGATCCTTGGAGTTCAGCAGTGCAAGCAGTCGGGCTTGCCTCCTCAGTCACTGCAGGTCAGCTTAGAATTTACCAAAACTTTTAACTGGCAAAAACAATGTGTATAGGGGTGCGGTGGGGGTGAGAGCAGCTTACTTGAATGAGCTGTATTTGTAAATTCTTCAGA from Oryctolagus cuniculus chromosome 8, mOryCun1.1, whole genome shotgun sequence includes:
- the LOC127489069 gene encoding regulator of G-protein signaling 2-like produces the protein MLSVVFMEIQPDCGGMDESVGSDTKSVEKQEKMKRSLLKDWKTRLSSFLQNSSTPGKPKTSKKNKQQTFSKPSPEEALLWSEGFEELLASKYGVAVFRAFLKSQFCEENIDFWLACEDFKKIKSSQKLSSKAKEIYIEFIEKDALKEVNIDFQTKILIVQNIQNATTGCFTSAQKRVYSLMENNSYPHFLASEFYQNLCKKTQITTEHHAI